A DNA window from Acidobacteriota bacterium contains the following coding sequences:
- a CDS encoding phosphoribosyltransferase — MVNLVPPPETVMEILTKTGAYRKGHFVYPNGKHASHYFQMPLAFRYYDNARILSVGLSRLFRAENSISKSLPRVSVISPSPGGIMVAFGVREALGADQIYWAEMEGGKRQFRQYMADYEVYPAIIVDDINRSGKAIRETIELVKEVGSEVIGIGTIAKFEDAPDEFDGIPARSLLSFDVNFYDNEDEWRGSRSASDAVEQTVRF; from the coding sequence ATGGTCAATCTCGTACCGCCGCCAGAGACGGTGATGGAAATCCTTACGAAAACCGGAGCCTATCGCAAAGGCCACTTTGTCTACCCTAACGGAAAGCACGCATCGCATTATTTTCAGATGCCGCTGGCATTCCGCTACTACGATAATGCCCGCATTCTTTCGGTTGGTCTCAGCCGGCTTTTTCGCGCTGAGAACTCGATCTCAAAAAGCCTGCCGAGAGTTTCAGTTATCAGCCCGAGCCCGGGCGGCATCATGGTCGCATTCGGTGTTCGCGAGGCACTCGGGGCAGATCAGATCTACTGGGCCGAGATGGAAGGCGGCAAGCGTCAATTCCGCCAGTACATGGCAGATTATGAGGTCTATCCTGCGATAATCGTCGACGACATCAACCGTTCGGGCAAAGCGATCAGAGAAACTATCGAACTCGTTAAAGAGGTCGGTAGTGAGGTGATCGGCATCGGAACGATCGCAAAATTTGAGGATGCCCCGGACGAATTTGACGGTATCCCGGCGAGATCACTGCTGAGTTTTGATGTGAATTTCTACGATAACGAAGATGAATGGCGTGGCTCCCGCAGCGCATCCGATGCGGTTGAACAAACGGTTAGGTTCTAG
- a CDS encoding NUDIX hydrolase codes for MLYKIAGKIWKIMPRKMRTFVARSVQVKFTVSAAGVIKNEKGEVLLLNHLLRPMSGWGVPGGFMEAGEQPEAAFRREIREETGLDLKNVTIYRARTLKRHIEIIFLAEAVGEASVQSREIIELGWFSIDNVPKEMSLDQQFLVRKALGVDDEDARG; via the coding sequence ATGCTCTACAAGATCGCCGGTAAAATTTGGAAGATCATGCCGCGAAAGATGCGCACCTTCGTCGCTCGAAGCGTTCAGGTAAAATTTACCGTGTCGGCCGCCGGTGTAATCAAAAATGAAAAGGGCGAGGTTTTGCTGCTAAATCATCTATTGCGGCCGATGTCCGGTTGGGGCGTTCCGGGCGGCTTTATGGAAGCCGGCGAGCAGCCCGAGGCCGCTTTTCGTCGTGAGATAAGAGAAGAAACGGGCCTCGACCTGAAAAACGTTACGATCTACCGGGCACGTACGCTTAAACGCCATATCGAGATCATCTTCCTGGCCGAAGCGGTCGGCGAAGCGAGCGTTCAGAGCCGCGAGATCATAGAGCTGGGCTGGTTCTCCATAGACAACGTTCCGAAGGAGATGAGCCTCGATCAGCAATTTCTGGTGAGAAAAGCTCTGGGTGTCGATGATGAGGACGCCCGCGGGTAA
- a CDS encoding M4 family metallopeptidase → MKKVFGILAVVIAALIAFGVVSKRAEANRAVFSTGSQDELEIAKQISLEVLRGRAVNRAIGSVDEYDVKRVEIDELRMAHTRVQQKVNGIPVWEGEAIVHLKADGSVSSITDDLKDGISVRTTPDLGEKDAERLASGNYKGRARQTDPSIVQMYIYRGEDRDHLTYRIETPRLDGTNDTSAPVVFIDAHTGEVVDQYDNLQTGTGSSLYSGTVAISTSQSGANFYMEDTTRRQGTFNMNNTGNTSTGTGGTQSRYTDADDNWTATNARAGVDAHYGAAKTFDYYQTVHGRNGIDGNYGPGTTTAAANGVSIVASRVHFGSNYNNAFWYQNMMTYGDGNGTTFTPLTTLDICGHEMTHGVTERSANLTYSKESGALNESMSDIMGSMVELYADGGVVSGDTWKIGEDAYTPGTAGDALRRMDNPNAVGDPDHYSLRLYQGTCTPSSANDQCGVHTNSSIQNHAFYLMAAGGTNRVSGVTVTGIGGTDAAKIFYRALTVYMTASTNFAGARTATLSAATDLFGASSSQYTTIATGWCAVGVGTCPSTNPTPTPTPTPAPTITPTPSPTPTPGADLIVNGGFEVSASPWVSSGTGYFYTANGNSPHGGTGYVYFGVNNSVTGQAYQTVSIPTTATGNLSFWLNVTSSETTTTKAYDKLFVEVRNTSGSLLRTLATYSNLNKTTQGVYSQKSFSLAAYKGQTVRIQFRSTMDSSITSTFRVDDVSLQ, encoded by the coding sequence GTGAAAAAAGTTTTCGGCATTTTGGCAGTAGTTATTGCAGCCTTGATTGCCTTCGGCGTCGTGTCAAAGCGAGCTGAGGCAAACAGGGCCGTCTTTTCGACGGGTTCGCAGGATGAACTCGAAATTGCTAAACAGATCAGTCTTGAAGTTCTCCGCGGCCGGGCGGTAAACCGGGCGATAGGGAGTGTTGACGAATATGACGTAAAACGCGTCGAGATCGACGAACTGCGGATGGCTCACACCCGCGTTCAGCAGAAGGTAAACGGGATCCCGGTTTGGGAAGGCGAGGCGATCGTGCATCTGAAGGCCGATGGCTCGGTTTCGTCGATAACTGACGACCTGAAGGACGGCATCTCGGTCCGCACTACTCCCGATCTCGGTGAAAAAGATGCCGAGCGTCTGGCGTCCGGCAATTATAAAGGGCGTGCTCGTCAGACCGATCCGTCGATCGTGCAGATGTACATCTATCGCGGCGAAGATCGCGACCACCTGACCTACCGCATCGAAACGCCGCGGCTCGACGGAACAAACGACACGTCGGCTCCGGTAGTTTTCATCGACGCCCACACCGGCGAGGTCGTCGATCAGTACGACAATCTGCAGACCGGTACGGGCTCATCGCTTTACAGCGGAACCGTTGCGATCAGCACGAGCCAGTCGGGTGCTAATTTTTACATGGAAGACACCACCCGCCGCCAGGGGACGTTCAATATGAACAACACGGGGAACACGTCGACTGGTACGGGCGGCACACAATCCCGCTACACCGACGCTGACGATAACTGGACGGCGACGAACGCACGTGCCGGCGTCGATGCCCATTACGGAGCGGCAAAGACCTTCGATTATTACCAGACCGTCCACGGCCGCAACGGCATCGATGGCAACTACGGCCCGGGCACAACGACGGCCGCCGCAAACGGCGTCAGCATCGTCGCATCGCGTGTACACTTTGGCAGCAATTACAACAACGCCTTCTGGTATCAGAATATGATGACCTACGGCGACGGGAACGGTACGACCTTCACGCCGCTCACAACCCTGGACATCTGCGGCCATGAAATGACACATGGCGTGACAGAACGATCTGCAAACCTCACATATTCCAAGGAATCCGGTGCTCTGAACGAATCGATGTCAGACATCATGGGCTCGATGGTCGAGCTTTATGCTGACGGCGGAGTTGTCAGCGGCGATACTTGGAAGATCGGCGAAGATGCTTACACGCCCGGAACGGCCGGTGACGCATTGCGGCGAATGGACAACCCGAACGCTGTCGGTGATCCGGACCATTACAGCCTGCGTTTGTATCAGGGAACCTGCACCCCGTCGAGCGCAAATGATCAGTGCGGTGTTCACACTAACTCAAGTATTCAGAACCATGCGTTTTATCTGATGGCCGCCGGCGGCACGAACCGCGTCAGCGGCGTAACGGTAACGGGCATTGGCGGAACAGATGCGGCAAAGATCTTCTACCGTGCACTGACCGTTTACATGACGGCGAGTACGAATTTTGCCGGAGCGAGAACTGCAACACTTAGTGCAGCAACCGATCTATTTGGAGCATCGAGCTCTCAATATACGACCATCGCGACCGGGTGGTGTGCCGTCGGCGTCGGAACGTGCCCAAGCACGAATCCAACCCCAACCCCAACTCCGACCCCGGCGCCGACGATCACGCCGACTCCTTCGCCAACTCCGACACCGGGAGCGGACCTGATCGTTAACGGCGGTTTTGAGGTCAGTGCGAGCCCGTGGGTTAGCTCGGGAACCGGCTATTTCTACACAGCGAACGGCAATTCGCCGCACGGCGGCACCGGCTACGTCTACTTTGGCGTGAACAATAGCGTCACGGGGCAGGCTTATCAAACGGTCTCGATCCCGACGACCGCGACCGGAAATCTGTCGTTCTGGCTTAATGTCACCTCGAGCGAAACAACGACCACGAAGGCCTATGACAAACTTTTTGTCGAGGTCCGGAACACTAGCGGTTCATTGCTCAGGACTCTTGCGACGTACAGCAATCTGAACAAGACCACACAGGGTGTTTACTCGCAGAAATCGTTCAGCCTGGCTGCCTATAAGGGCCAGACCGTGCGGATCCAGTTCCGCTCGACGATGGACAGCTCGATAACCTCGACGTTCCGCGTCGATGATGTGTCGCTGCAATAG
- a CDS encoding PD40 domain-containing protein: MESPADGKFRFENFELDCAKRVLKRDGEPVALKSKTIDLLQHLVENHGRLITKQELLDCVWPEQFVEENNLTVQISALRKVFGPGQFIATIPGKGYKFVAEVSQTGVPEELIIEQRSFSRITIEEHESRTATETERASRGVSSTALKAIAATATVGLLLLSTLGFVYWRQTANAGTDNYKLAKLTTSGDITSATITPDGNYTVFARKEAGGESLWLRQIASGSQQQIVAPKPIRYVGLTVTPDGRSIYATTFSPELPDPQVWQMPLLGGDHKVIDGVTSGAAVSFSPDGEKIAYTESRSSMNETQLLTSNANGTDKKVIRRATDGRRSFPNFNANPVAWSPDGSVIAAAVEQSTDSVKCGIILADPENKTEKYATDRRWDVIEHLAWIDSDTLAFIGYTIDPWIGQVWTVSRSSGEVRQITNDLSNYSWLASTGGKILTVQRNSSSHISVNDLNFADATASGRAVRAESGEINQVAFAPDGSILFGSSATGKREIWKMDADGSNAKQLTANANITFGLSVSSVDGSMVFCSSENGKHLLKLADADGRNIRLLTDGPEDVNPNFTPDGRSVIFQKGLNNKTVTLWRMAIDGGSRKQLTQTSGVKPTVSPDGSKVAYYFMDQTVDGLWKVGIISTDDGTPLNKLSFPKPVTERQMQWLADGSAIGQIFYEGDRIDLLVMPLDGSGSKLISDVGRGEVQSLAFSRDGKKLAISYTEQRPDVVLISR, from the coding sequence ATGGAATCACCTGCGGATGGCAAATTCAGGTTCGAAAATTTCGAATTAGACTGCGCCAAACGGGTTCTAAAACGGGACGGAGAACCGGTTGCCCTGAAATCCAAAACCATTGACCTCCTTCAGCACCTCGTCGAAAATCACGGCCGACTGATCACCAAACAAGAGCTGTTGGACTGCGTTTGGCCTGAGCAGTTCGTCGAGGAAAACAATCTTACGGTCCAGATATCGGCATTGCGAAAGGTTTTTGGCCCGGGGCAATTCATTGCCACCATTCCGGGCAAGGGTTATAAGTTCGTTGCCGAGGTTTCTCAAACCGGCGTGCCGGAAGAGCTGATAATCGAACAGCGCAGCTTTTCTCGGATAACTATCGAGGAACACGAATCCCGAACGGCAACCGAGACGGAACGGGCCAGCCGTGGTGTCAGTTCGACCGCGTTAAAAGCGATAGCCGCCACGGCGACCGTCGGCCTGCTACTGCTCTCGACGCTGGGATTTGTTTACTGGCGGCAAACTGCGAACGCCGGAACTGACAATTACAAGCTCGCGAAACTGACTACCAGCGGCGACATAACGTCGGCAACGATCACACCGGACGGCAATTATACGGTTTTCGCCCGTAAGGAAGCTGGAGGCGAAAGTCTCTGGCTCCGGCAGATCGCATCCGGCAGCCAGCAGCAGATCGTGGCCCCAAAACCGATCCGCTATGTCGGGCTCACCGTGACGCCGGACGGAAGATCGATCTACGCAACGACCTTTTCACCTGAACTGCCTGACCCGCAGGTTTGGCAAATGCCATTGCTGGGCGGTGATCATAAAGTGATCGACGGGGTGACATCCGGCGCGGCGGTCAGCTTTTCGCCGGACGGAGAGAAGATCGCCTACACAGAATCGCGTTCGTCGATGAACGAAACACAGCTCCTGACATCGAACGCCAACGGTACTGACAAAAAAGTGATCCGAAGAGCAACGGACGGCAGGCGTTCGTTCCCCAATTTCAATGCAAACCCGGTCGCGTGGTCGCCTGATGGCTCAGTCATTGCTGCCGCGGTTGAGCAGAGTACGGATAGCGTCAAATGCGGTATTATCCTTGCAGATCCTGAAAACAAGACTGAAAAGTACGCGACCGACCGCCGCTGGGACGTGATCGAACATCTTGCCTGGATCGACAGTGATACGCTCGCATTCATCGGCTATACCATCGACCCATGGATCGGCCAGGTGTGGACGGTCTCCCGCTCCAGCGGCGAGGTGAGGCAAATTACGAATGATCTGAGCAACTATTCGTGGCTCGCGAGTACGGGCGGCAAGATCCTTACGGTACAGCGAAATTCTTCATCGCATATTTCCGTCAACGATCTGAATTTTGCGGACGCGACGGCCTCGGGCCGTGCTGTGAGAGCCGAATCAGGTGAGATCAATCAGGTCGCGTTCGCACCGGACGGATCAATTCTTTTCGGCTCGAGTGCAACCGGAAAGCGTGAGATATGGAAGATGGACGCTGACGGATCGAACGCAAAACAGTTGACGGCGAATGCCAATATTACATTTGGCCTGTCGGTTTCTTCGGTTGATGGCTCGATGGTTTTCTGTTCCAGCGAGAACGGAAAGCACCTGCTCAAACTCGCGGATGCGGATGGTAGAAATATCAGACTTCTGACTGATGGCCCCGAAGACGTCAATCCAAATTTTACGCCTGACGGGAGATCGGTGATATTCCAGAAAGGTTTGAATAATAAGACAGTTACACTTTGGAGAATGGCGATCGACGGCGGCAGCCGCAAGCAGCTCACCCAGACATCCGGCGTTAAGCCGACCGTCTCGCCGGACGGCTCGAAGGTTGCCTACTACTTCATGGATCAGACCGTTGACGGCCTCTGGAAAGTCGGCATTATTTCTACCGACGATGGAACCCCTCTGAATAAACTAAGCTTTCCAAAGCCGGTCACCGAACGCCAGATGCAATGGCTGGCAGACGGATCTGCGATCGGGCAAATATTCTACGAGGGCGACCGCATCGATCTGCTGGTAATGCCTTTGGACGGCAGCGGATCAAAGCTGATAAGTGACGTTGGCAGAGGTGAGGTTCAATCGCTGGCTTTCTCGCGAGATGGAAAAAAACTCGCGATCTCCTACACCGAACAGCGGCCGGATGTCGTCCTCATTTCGAGATAA
- a CDS encoding tail fiber domain-containing protein: MKNRRLLFLTIILLALALNASGQTTEFTYQGSLKDGANLASGNYDMEFAIFDAESGGTQIGSSQTRLNVGVSAGIFSVKLDFGAIFPGPDRFLEIRVRNGGGAFTTLSPRQRIGSSPYAVKSLTAESAVSATTATSATSATTAGSFTGNLAGDVTGTQSATTVARLQGKNVANTNPATGQVLKYNGTTSQWEPATDETASGSGGGTITGVTAGTGLAGGGNSGNVALSIANGGVGTAQLADSNVTDPKIFSVSATKIIGAVANSQQLGGIAANQYVQTNDSRLTDARPPTPGSPNYIQNTNGQQPSSNFNISGIGTANTFNAVSQFNIGGLRVFSVAGTNNVFAGTGTGGNNTGFENSFFGYFAGNANTGGTNNTFTGANAGLSNTSGAQNTFLGSSAGRLNTVGQSNTFVGTVAGQSNVTGGNNSFFGNAAGAANTSSNNSFFGAFAGSSNAGGQGNSYFGTNAGDASTEGDNNAFFGFSSGFRNTIGNRNSFFGKGAGFENLNGDSNAFFGADAGNKNTSADSNSFFGTSAGINTTTGGSNLFAGSNAGNQNTTGASNTFVGGFAGQGNNGGSNNTLVGRSANVGSDNLSFASAFGSNAVVSTSNTVVLGRNLDTVQIPGNLTVAGTFTGPVAAGSANYVQNTTVQQASTNFNVSGNGTAGGTLSANNVNASNQFNLGGFHILSRPGTGNLFAGLQAGQSNTGTQNSFFGHLSGSQNSSGVLNAFFGYLSGQNTTTGSSNAFFGADAGKANVSGAGNSFFGRAAGQDNITGDYNSFFGFSAGPASVVGTGNAFIGYQSGQGSTAGDENAFVGYRSGFNNTLGDNNTLIGSNADVTSGNLSFAAAIGSGATVSSSNTIALGRSGGQDTVRIPGDLFVLNGTDAEPGSGGYIISGLTSSTNIVIDNNEIMARNNGATATLALNADGGNVHLIQGGTGNVGIGTTAPDQKLTVNGNASKTGGTSWAVFSDERLKNIKGQFSLGLDVIKRLQPIRFEYRADNPLGLAAAGEQIGFSAQEVQKILPEAVTTSRDGYLQLNVDPILWTMLNGIKEHESEMEKLRNQVREQNALIDALKKALCEMNPSSEICKK, translated from the coding sequence ATGAAAAATAGACGGCTTTTATTTTTGACGATCATTTTATTAGCTTTGGCCTTGAATGCCAGCGGCCAGACGACCGAATTTACTTATCAGGGAAGCCTTAAGGATGGAGCAAATCTCGCCAGCGGAAACTACGACATGGAGTTTGCCATCTTTGACGCGGAAAGCGGCGGAACGCAGATCGGATCGTCGCAAACACGTTTGAATGTCGGCGTTTCCGCCGGGATATTCTCGGTCAAACTCGATTTTGGGGCGATCTTTCCGGGCCCCGACCGCTTCCTCGAGATCAGAGTTCGGAACGGCGGCGGAGCATTTACGACGCTAAGTCCGCGGCAGCGAATCGGAAGTTCACCCTATGCCGTTAAAAGCCTAACAGCCGAATCCGCGGTTAGTGCGACGACGGCAACGTCCGCGACGAGTGCGACGACTGCCGGCAGTTTTACGGGGAATTTGGCTGGTGACGTCACCGGAACGCAGTCCGCCACCACGGTTGCCCGTCTGCAGGGCAAAAATGTTGCAAACACCAACCCGGCCACTGGCCAGGTCCTTAAATACAACGGAACTACCAGCCAGTGGGAACCAGCCACGGACGAAACCGCGAGCGGCAGCGGCGGTGGAACAATAACAGGCGTTACTGCTGGAACCGGGCTCGCGGGCGGCGGCAATTCCGGAAATGTCGCCTTAAGCATCGCCAACGGCGGCGTCGGCACGGCCCAACTTGCCGATAGCAACGTCACCGATCCCAAAATATTCTCGGTGAGCGCCACCAAAATAATCGGGGCGGTCGCAAATTCCCAACAATTGGGCGGCATCGCTGCCAATCAGTACGTGCAGACCAATGACTCGCGATTGACCGATGCACGGCCGCCGACGCCTGGCAGTCCAAATTATATTCAAAATACGAACGGCCAACAGCCGTCCAGTAATTTTAATATTTCCGGGATCGGTACAGCGAATACGTTCAATGCTGTATCCCAATTCAACATCGGCGGACTTCGCGTCTTTTCCGTGGCGGGCACCAATAATGTCTTTGCCGGTACGGGAACGGGCGGAAATAACACGGGTTTTGAAAATTCGTTTTTTGGCTATTTCGCCGGGAATGCCAATACGGGCGGAACAAATAACACGTTCACGGGGGCAAACGCCGGTCTATCGAATACGAGTGGAGCTCAGAATACATTTCTCGGATCTTCGGCCGGACGCCTCAATACCGTCGGCCAAAGCAATACATTTGTGGGAACGGTCGCCGGTCAGAGTAACGTCACTGGTGGTAATAACTCTTTTTTCGGTAACGCTGCCGGTGCGGCAAATACTAGCAGTAATAATTCATTTTTCGGAGCCTTCGCCGGTAGTAGTAATGCGGGCGGACAGGGGAATTCCTACTTTGGGACAAACGCGGGCGACGCGAGCACGGAAGGTGACAATAACGCGTTCTTTGGCTTTAGTTCAGGATTCCGAAACACGATCGGGAATCGGAATTCATTTTTTGGCAAGGGCGCCGGATTTGAGAATTTGAATGGAGACAGCAACGCTTTTTTTGGCGCCGATGCCGGAAACAAGAATACCTCCGCCGATTCAAATTCATTTTTTGGAACCTCCGCCGGCATCAACACAACAACTGGTGGATCTAATCTCTTTGCAGGCTCAAACGCCGGGAATCAAAACACGACCGGGGCCAGCAATACATTCGTTGGTGGTTTTGCGGGCCAGGGAAACAACGGCGGATCGAATAATACTCTAGTTGGACGCTCGGCGAACGTCGGCTCCGACAACCTTAGCTTCGCATCGGCGTTCGGTTCCAATGCAGTGGTCAGCACCAGCAATACCGTTGTGTTAGGCCGCAATCTCGACACCGTGCAGATACCTGGAAATCTGACCGTCGCCGGCACATTCACTGGGCCCGTTGCGGCTGGCAGCGCCAATTACGTTCAGAATACGACCGTCCAGCAGGCTTCAACCAATTTCAATGTCTCGGGAAACGGTACGGCCGGCGGCACATTGTCGGCGAATAATGTTAATGCCTCGAACCAATTCAATCTTGGAGGTTTTCACATACTAAGCCGCCCCGGTACTGGCAATCTCTTTGCCGGGCTTCAGGCCGGACAGTCGAATACGGGTACCCAAAACTCCTTTTTCGGCCATCTTTCCGGTAGTCAAAACAGCAGCGGAGTTCTGAATGCCTTTTTTGGGTACCTTTCCGGTCAAAACACTACGACGGGCAGCAGCAACGCTTTTTTTGGTGCGGATGCGGGGAAGGCTAACGTCAGCGGCGCGGGAAACTCTTTCTTTGGACGAGCCGCCGGTCAGGATAATATCACCGGAGATTACAATTCCTTTTTTGGCTTTTCCGCCGGCCCCGCCAGTGTTGTCGGCACGGGGAACGCGTTTATTGGCTACCAATCGGGCCAGGGGAGCACCGCCGGCGATGAAAATGCATTTGTCGGCTACCGCAGCGGCTTTAACAACACGCTCGGCGACAACAACACACTGATCGGGTCGAATGCGGACGTTACGTCAGGCAATCTGTCATTTGCTGCAGCGATCGGTTCCGGCGCGACCGTCAGTTCAAGCAATACGATCGCTCTAGGACGCAGCGGTGGGCAGGATACCGTTCGCATACCCGGCGATCTATTTGTTCTGAATGGGACGGATGCCGAGCCCGGCTCGGGCGGCTACATTATTTCGGGGCTCACCAGTTCGACAAACATTGTCATCGACAATAACGAGATCATGGCCCGCAACAATGGGGCAACCGCCACACTTGCCTTAAATGCCGACGGCGGAAATGTTCACCTGATACAGGGCGGAACTGGAAATGTCGGCATCGGCACAACCGCACCGGATCAAAAACTCACAGTCAACGGCAATGCATCAAAAACCGGCGGAACGAGTTGGGCCGTTTTTTCGGATGAGCGGCTGAAGAACATAAAGGGTCAATTCTCACTTGGGCTCGACGTTATTAAGCGACTCCAGCCGATCAGATTCGAATACCGGGCGGACAACCCGTTGGGCCTCGCTGCTGCCGGCGAACAGATCGGCTTTAGTGCGCAGGAAGTGCAAAAGATACTTCCCGAGGCAGTAACCACGAGCCGCGATGGCTATTTGCAGCTCAACGTCGACCCGATCCTGTGGACAATGCTCAACGGGATCAAGGAGCACGAGTCTGAGATGGAAAAGCTGCGAAACCAGGTTCGTGAGCAAAATGCACTGATCGATGCTCTCAAAAAAGCCCTGTGTGAAATGAATCCATCATCGGAGATCTGTAAAAAGTAA
- a CDS encoding energy transducer TonB: protein MNPNLRKILLGFTLVMSCALFAGKASAQMAAIAAVDEPEPAAEASGSAGRSAGKQATQNTKPKSGGNAQKAASTAKKPKSSTISKSNPSPPPPPAVFKGPVLGDKYTFLNFEVASAEKPYYTRAAKASGAKGLVQVEVLVNTDGSVISAKPRTGSKELWPEAERAALATKFNRPTADGRPARATGFLVYRFGPAEDE from the coding sequence ATGAATCCAAATCTTCGGAAGATCTTGTTGGGCTTTACCCTCGTGATGTCATGCGCATTGTTTGCCGGCAAAGCTTCGGCACAGATGGCTGCTATCGCAGCGGTCGACGAACCTGAACCCGCCGCCGAGGCGAGCGGTTCGGCCGGGAGATCTGCCGGCAAACAGGCGACCCAAAACACCAAACCAAAGAGCGGCGGCAATGCTCAAAAAGCCGCTTCGACAGCAAAGAAGCCGAAGTCCTCGACAATTTCGAAATCAAATCCGTCACCTCCGCCGCCACCTGCGGTTTTCAAGGGGCCAGTACTCGGCGACAAATATACTTTCCTTAATTTCGAGGTCGCCTCGGCCGAAAAGCCGTATTACACACGAGCCGCAAAAGCCAGCGGTGCAAAAGGCCTCGTTCAGGTCGAGGTTTTGGTCAACACCGACGGCTCCGTGATCTCGGCAAAACCACGCACCGGCAGCAAAGAGCTCTGGCCCGAAGCCGAACGAGCCGCACTCGCCACAAAATTCAACCGCCCAACCGCCGACGGCCGCCCAGCGCGAGCGACCGGCTTTCTCGTCTACAGATTCGGGCCCGCTGAAGATGAATAG